The Desulfobacterales bacterium region CAACCTATAAAAAACGGAATTGAATAGCTTTCCTTTGCCTTATTCGATCGATGATTTTGTTTCATGAGCTCGAAAAGATCCCCTGGTGTGCTGATAACCTTTTGAATAGTTGTTATTTCTATCAACCTGATTATCCGCCAGCACGCATTCGTGTTGTGGGCTGCGGCGGAATTGTCGTATCAGCGGTGGAATCCGCTTGATGCCTATAAATTTGGAATTTTGATACACTTATTTTGGAGAGCGAGAAATGTTTATTAATGGTCAGTGGGAAAATGCCAAAAGCGCACGCCGTTTTCAATCATTCAATCCCGCATCGGGTGAGCCTATCGGGGAAGTTCCGGATGGTGACGGAATTGATGCCATCAGCGCCATCGATGCGGCTGCTGATGCCTTTCCGGATTGGTCTTCTCAAACCGCATACCAACGGTCCCAGTTCCTTTATGCGGCCCATGCATTGATGATGGAAAACCTGGACCGATTGGCCAAGATAATGACCGAGGAGCAGGGCAAGCCCATCGTTGCCGCGCGTAATGAAGTTAAATACGGTGCCGAATTTCTGCTGTGGTATGCGGAAGAAGCCAAACGCATCTACGGCCAGACCATCCCATCTGCTAGGGCTGATCAACGCTTTATGGTGCTGCGCCAGCCTGTCGGTGTCGTCGGCGCCATTACGCCGTGGAATTATCCCATCTCCATGATCACCCGCAAGGTTGCTCCGGCGATAGCGGCAGGTTGCACCATCGTCTTAAAACCTGCCGAAGCAACCCCTCTATGCGCCATAGCCGTTTTTGACATTTTTGCTAAAGCCGGGATTCCTGCCGGTGTCGTCAACCTAGTGACAGCCCTGGAGCCGGGGCCGATTGGAGCCGCATTCCTGGATGATCCCAGAGTTCGGAAACTGACCTTCACCGGATCGACCCAAATCGGCAAGATGCTTGCCCGTGAGGCCGCAGCACAGTTAAAGCGGGTATCTTTGGAATTGGGTGGTCATGCGCCCTTTATCGTTTGCCGCGATGCGGACCCGATTCATGCGGCCAAAGGGCTGGCGCTGGTCAAATTTCTCAACACCGGTCAGGCTTGCATCAGCCCCAATCGTATTTATGTGCATACGGATCTAATCGACCCATTTATTGCTGAATTGTCCAAAAGGGTGTCAGCACTGAAGGCCGGTTCCGGTTTTGATCCGGGGGTCAGGATCGGTCCGCTGGTCAACGATGCTGCCCTGGAAAAAGTTGACCGCCAAGTTCAGGACGCAATCCAGAATGGTGCCGAACTGGTTATTGGTGGTCAAAGACTGCGTGAAGAAGGGCTGGACCAAGGTTTTTTTTATGCACCGACCATATTGAATCGTGTGACGGCTGATATGACCATATATCGGGAAGAGACGTTCGGTCCGGTTGCACCCATCATTCCCTATGAAAACGAAGACGATCTGCTATCCATGGCCAATGATACCAGCTACGGTCTGGCATCCTATGTTTATACACAAGACTTGAAAAAGGCCTTTACCTTATTTGAGGGATTGAATTTCGGAATCGTCGGCATCAATGATATCAATCCAACTTCGGCGGCGGCGCCTTTCGGAGGCATGAAGGAAAGCGGTTTAGGACGTGAGGGAGCCATCGAGGGTCTTGACGAATATCTGGAAACAAAGCTGGGTGGATTTTCCATCTGACCGCGCCGCATACGAGGATCCGCGATCATCAACACCCACATCTATGAGGGTGGATTTTGGCAAAGAAATAATTGCCGAAATACATCAAAAAAATTGCCGTGTTTTCTGAAGATCAAACACTTGACGAACCATATCGTATTTTAGTTCATGCCCCCTCTTGACTTCCATTTAGTTGATAAACACATAGTAATCGATTTATAAACATCACAAACGACCTGTTGCCTTTTAGAATTACAATTCACTAGATAAAAAAATATCAGGATAAATAGGAGAAATTCACATGTATTTGAGAAATTTTTATCATTAATTAAGGATAATGAAACCGTACATATCAGGCATAAAGGCTCTGCCGCATCCCAATCGGGTATAGTGTTAAACGTCCACTAAAAAATCTGATTTTACTATGATTGCATCCCATATCTTGTTTGATTAAATAGCGAAGCCCACACTTTGGCTGAATTGGGGAATGCGGCTATGAAGACTTTCCGTGCCTATCTGTAAAATCCTTTCTTATTTCCTTTAAAAATATATTCCAAAGCGCTGTTGATGAAAATTGGCCAGTCAATTTTGGATGGCTTGACGAAATGATCAATTGATACGTCTTTTTTGATTACTTGACCTAAATCAATTACCTTTTTTAATGTCTTTGTTAGATAAAATATAGGCTTATATTTTGTTGATTTGACCATTCGATATTCTTAATTGGAGGCACAGCCCATGTGTGAAAGCTTTAAAACCAAATGTGTCTGCGGACAAAAAACCGCTGAGATCTTTTTTGGCAAAATGGTTTTAGCGGAATCTTCAGTGGCAAAAGTCTTCTGCCCCAACTGCAGCCAGGATATAGACGCCAAACGCGCGGAACGTATATGGGATAATGACTGGATTCTTGAAATGGATATGAATGTGTTGCGCACCCATGCCGGTTCGATGGGAATCGCACCGCAGGAAGTGACCGCTGCCTGGGTATTTGATCAGGGCTATGCCACCTGGGTCGGCATCACCCCGGATGATACTGAAAGAAGGAATCAGGAGCGCAATGAAATCCAGAAACTGGCCAAAACCGATCTGCGTGCTTACTACGAGGCCATGAAGGAATGGGGGCTAAACCGTGAAAAGAAGTTTTTGGAAGAAGGCTGGCGCAAGATGAAAGCCCTGGCCTGAAACGGATGCAAAAATCCCCACAAATATTGGCATCGCGGATACAATCTTAGCTACCCAAAGATCAAGAGGGCAGGATGAAACTCATCCTGCCCTCCTGGTTTTTGTAGATTAGATGAATAACGCTTTTTTTGAATGTTTGACGGTTTACCTTTCAAAAGCGCTGTGGTCCTATTGAATCGCGTTTTTATAGTTTTCATCAACTTTTTGCCAGTTAATGATATTAAAGAATGCCGCAATATATTCCGGTCGGCGATTCTGATATTTCAGATAATAGGCATGCTCCCAGACATCCAAGCCCAGAATCGGTGTTTGTCCTTGACTCAGGGGGCTGTCCTGATTGGGTGTGGTGGTAATCTCAAGTTCTCCTTTGTTAACAACCAGCCATGTCCAGCCACTGCCAAAGAGTAAAGCAGCCGTATTTGAGAATTTTTCTTTAAAGCTGTCATAATCGCCGAATTTGGTCGTTATGGCTTTTGCGACGTCTCCGGCAAAATCAACCTCCTTCCACAACAACGGCCAGAAAAAGCTGTGGTTGGCATGCCCACCGCCGTGATTGCGAACAGCGGTACGAATCTTCTCCGGAATGGCATTCAGATCCGTTATTAGTTCTTCGGCGCTTTTGCTCTGGAAACTATCTTGGCCTTCAAGCGCGGCATTGAGTTTGTCGACATAGGTCTGGTGATGTTTGGTATGATGAATCTGCATGGTTTGTTCATCAAAATACGGTTCCAACGCATTATATGCATATGGAAGCGCAGGTAGTGTATGGCTCATGTTTGCACCTCCGAATCGTGTTGTAATTTTGACTTAAAGACAATAAGAAAAGATCTTTATGATTTTCATATGGTTAGGTTCAGTTTAATAATAAGCACTAAAATTGATCCGACAACTATTTGTGTGCACTAAGAAAACATATAAATATCAATCAGTTAATATTAAGAATGGTTTTTCTGATTTAGTAGCTGCATAAATTTTAAGCGACTGTATCGTGCAAACTCATGCATAAGAGGTGTACCGAAAGAACAGGGATCGAATTCAAATAATCGTTGAAGCGCAAATTCGATTTCATGTTCTCAACTTGCTTTGAGATCACAAGCTGTTCTTTCGCAACGCACCCTAATGCATTCAAACAGTGCACGATGTCTATGCTGACAATTGGGTTTTCCAAATCGGATGCAAAGCACTCGATTTCACCCGCAACGTTTGGGGCACTTCGCGCCCCTGTGTTTTCCCGCCTGTGTCGGTAAAACCCAAGCCACCCGCTGTGCGTGTGGTCGTTGACTCATTGCGCTACTGTCATGAGCACTGCAGAAATGCTCCTCGGCCGCTTAGTTC contains the following coding sequences:
- a CDS encoding NAD-dependent succinate-semialdehyde dehydrogenase, which translates into the protein MFINGQWENAKSARRFQSFNPASGEPIGEVPDGDGIDAISAIDAAADAFPDWSSQTAYQRSQFLYAAHALMMENLDRLAKIMTEEQGKPIVAARNEVKYGAEFLLWYAEEAKRIYGQTIPSARADQRFMVLRQPVGVVGAITPWNYPISMITRKVAPAIAAGCTIVLKPAEATPLCAIAVFDIFAKAGIPAGVVNLVTALEPGPIGAAFLDDPRVRKLTFTGSTQIGKMLAREAAAQLKRVSLELGGHAPFIVCRDADPIHAAKGLALVKFLNTGQACISPNRIYVHTDLIDPFIAELSKRVSALKAGSGFDPGVRIGPLVNDAALEKVDRQVQDAIQNGAELVIGGQRLREEGLDQGFFYAPTILNRVTADMTIYREETFGPVAPIIPYENEDDLLSMANDTSYGLASYVYTQDLKKAFTLFEGLNFGIVGINDINPTSAAAPFGGMKESGLGREGAIEGLDEYLETKLGGFSI
- a CDS encoding superoxide dismutase — its product is MSHTLPALPYAYNALEPYFDEQTMQIHHTKHHQTYVDKLNAALEGQDSFQSKSAEELITDLNAIPEKIRTAVRNHGGGHANHSFFWPLLWKEVDFAGDVAKAITTKFGDYDSFKEKFSNTAALLFGSGWTWLVVNKGELEITTTPNQDSPLSQGQTPILGLDVWEHAYYLKYQNRRPEYIAAFFNIINWQKVDENYKNAIQ